In Sphingobacterium sp. PCS056, the following proteins share a genomic window:
- the gmd gene encoding GDP-mannose 4,6-dehydratase produces MKTALITGVTGQDGSYLAELLLEKGYMVHGIKRRASSFNTQRIDHLYQDQHENHINFKLHYGDLTDSTNIIRIIQEVQPDEIYNLGAMSHVKVSFDSPEYVAHVDGIGTLRILEAVRILGLEKRTRIYQASTSELYGGLAENKNERGFYDEKSPFYPRSPYGVAKIYGFWITKNYREAYHMYACNGILFNHESPRRGETFVTRKITMATAAIALGKQECLYLGNLNALRDWGHAKDYVEAMWRILQQDVAEDYVIATGVTTCVRDFVKMAFAEVGIALQFEGAEENEIAKVKSCSNPEYQLEIGKVIVRVDPQYYRPTEVDLLIGDPTKSKTQLGWEPKYDLASLVKEMVENDILILKN; encoded by the coding sequence ATGAAGACAGCATTAATTACAGGAGTGACAGGACAAGATGGTTCTTATTTAGCCGAGTTATTATTGGAAAAAGGATATATGGTTCATGGTATCAAACGAAGAGCATCTTCGTTCAATACGCAACGTATAGATCATTTATATCAGGATCAACACGAAAATCATATTAACTTTAAACTTCATTACGGTGATTTAACAGATTCAACTAATATCATCCGAATTATTCAAGAAGTGCAGCCCGATGAGATATACAATTTAGGAGCTATGTCACACGTAAAAGTATCATTTGATTCGCCAGAATATGTTGCTCATGTAGATGGTATCGGAACTCTACGTATTTTAGAAGCTGTACGTATCTTGGGACTGGAGAAGAGAACCCGAATTTATCAAGCGTCTACTTCTGAACTTTATGGTGGACTAGCTGAGAACAAAAATGAAAGAGGTTTTTATGATGAAAAATCACCTTTTTATCCTCGTTCACCTTATGGGGTAGCTAAAATTTACGGTTTCTGGATTACAAAAAACTATAGAGAAGCTTATCATATGTATGCATGTAATGGGATTTTGTTTAATCATGAGTCTCCACGCCGTGGTGAAACATTTGTCACCCGTAAAATTACTATGGCTACAGCAGCTATAGCTTTAGGGAAACAAGAATGTTTGTATTTAGGAAATCTGAATGCATTAAGAGATTGGGGACATGCCAAAGATTATGTGGAGGCCATGTGGCGGATTTTGCAGCAAGATGTAGCAGAAGATTATGTCATTGCTACTGGGGTAACTACCTGTGTCCGCGACTTTGTGAAAATGGCTTTCGCAGAGGTCGGCATTGCGTTACAATTTGAGGGGGCCGAAGAAAACGAAATTGCAAAAGTGAAATCATGTTCAAATCCTGAATACCAATTGGAGATCGGAAAAGTGATTGTCCGAGTAGATCCTCAGTATTATCGTCCTACTGAAGTTGACTTGTTAATAGGAGATCCAACAAAATCGAAAACCCAGTTGGGATGGGAACCAAAATATGATTTAGCTTCTTTAGTGAAAGAGATGGTTGAAAATGATATTTTAATTTTGAAAAACTAA
- a CDS encoding ArsR family transcriptional regulator, with protein sequence MSTFVTQRLINQMLDSLITSKTRLKLLIKFFVSASNQGYLRGLADEFQESTNAIRKELNQLEDAGFLTKKSDKNKIFYRANTTHSLFKPLQKLIHTFLGIDELVDHILDQAGDIQTVSIIGDYAKGLDSDQIEVLILGENLNEAYLLRLAAKVGAKLKKVVILYCNVSTHDGHCIQLYTK encoded by the coding sequence ATGAGTACTTTTGTTACTCAAAGACTAATCAACCAAATGTTGGATTCGCTTATCACGTCCAAGACAAGACTCAAGCTTCTGATCAAATTTTTTGTATCAGCTAGCAATCAGGGCTATTTACGCGGATTGGCTGATGAGTTTCAAGAGTCTACTAATGCCATTCGAAAAGAATTAAATCAATTAGAAGATGCGGGTTTTTTGACTAAAAAATCAGATAAAAATAAGATCTTCTATCGCGCCAATACCACACATTCCTTATTTAAGCCGCTTCAAAAATTAATTCATACTTTTTTAGGAATCGATGAGCTCGTGGATCATATTCTTGATCAAGCAGGTGATATTCAGACGGTCAGTATAATCGGTGATTATGCTAAAGGGCTTGATTCTGACCAGATCGAAGTACTTATTTTAGGCGAAAATCTAAATGAGGCATATTTATTGCGGTTAGCGGCAAAGGTTGGTGCAAAGCTGAAAAAAGTGGTGATACTGTATTGCAATGTTTCCACGCACGATGGGCATTGCATTCAGTTGTACACTAAGTAA